CAGACTATGCATTTGACGCATGTGAACCATTTCATGTCTTAAAATCGGATCCGGATTATTTTCATAATCGTAGCGGTTTAAGACAAGCCATTTCAGAAATGAAAATGAACCGGTTTTGTTGTCGCTCAGTAAAATCAGATTGTATTCTGATAATTTTATTTGCTCGCCTTGTGCTATAATTTGATTGAGATGCCAAAAACTTTTAATTAATTTCCTTAACATGAAAAACGATCCAAGAGCCAGAAATGGCCATATCCATTGGGTCAGGTCGAAAGTTTCGGGCGCGGTATATTTAGTTGCGGATAAAGGAACTGCGGCGACAGTGCTGACGGTATAAAATACAGTCGGCGCAGTTTGTTCCGTTTCCGGAATACTGATTAGTGGTAATAAAAACGAGATGAGTAGTGAGCCAACAAGATAGGTGCGATTCCAGACAAAAAACGTATGCTTTCGGAAAAGCAGCCAATAGCAGGTATAAAACAGAATCCAGTAAAGATTCACTTTTCCGAAATATAACAACGTTTCCATGACGCTTATTTTTTCTTTTTTGTAATAATTATGATATCATTTTTGCCATTAGGACTATTAACGTAAAGCCTGGATTCGTTTTTAAAAACTGATATGGATTGAATGTCATCAGGATTGATTTTTTTCAACACATCAGGATCTTTGCTGACTTTCCCATCCACGGCAATATGATACTCTTTTGGAAAAATACTTCCAGTTGATTTGTAGTTAGGCTTTCCCTTGTCCAAATTCATAACAACACCATACATGGCCGTTTCCATATTAGCCGCCTGCTTGGTGATTTTACCGGCTGAATAATTTTTGGGGTTCAGTCCCAAATCAATATTTTGACCGGAAATTGTCTTGTCAGACTGATAATTCTGTGTAGCACCAGAAGTTTTGTCAGTACTTATAATATTCTCCGGAAATTTTTCCCTGTCTGCCTTCATTGCGAACGAAATATTCAAATTGTACTGTACCGCTATCGCCCGCCCGCCTTGTTTGCCGGGTTGCCAGCGAGGCATTTTCAATACAACTCTCAATGCTTCTTCATCCAGACCATATCCCATTTTTTCAATGATTTTCGGATTTCTGATATATCCTTTGTCATTGATCGTAAAAGAGACTTTGACATCGCCTTCTACACCTTCACTTGCTGCTTCTGAGGGATATACAACATTTTTTGAAAGGAATTGACTAAGTTCAGTCTCTCCGCCGGGAAACTGTGGCATTTGTTCTATTACGGACATTTCAGTGTTTCCTGAAACAGGTACCGATGAAGAATTACTGCCTGATTCATTTGAATGGTCTGGTGTTACGACAATCTTGCCAAGCGTATTCTCTTTCTTTTTCAGGATAATAAAATCCAGTTCAGGGTTTTTAACATCAACTATAATAGTTTCATAATTAATGTGAGAAATTACCAGGCTGTCCTTTATATAAACGTCTGAAATCTCAAACTTACCATACATATCCGTTAATGTCCCAGCCGTTTTACCTTTTACAATTACGCTGGCAGATTCAATTGCCTGTCCGTTTTCATCACTAACAATACCACTTACACTGATTTCCCGGGTTGATAGTACTTTAAAATTATTACGTTCTATGGCAGTTAATAATCTTTCACGCGCGGCTGTCAACATCACCACCATACCGATGATCGGAAAAATCATCAGATATTTTCCCAAAGCCCATTGTGAATTGCGGTTTTTGTAAATCATCTGAATACGGCTTTTTAATAAAGACGAATTGAAAAAATGATTGGTCAGAGAGGCAATAGGCGCGTTTAATGCATATGCAACCAGAAATCTTGCATATTGTTCACGGTTTGGCACTTCTTCATCAGCCAGATATTCGTGCACTTCCTGTAATGATTTTTTATAAAACCATAGTACCGGATTAAACCAGAAACCGACTTTTAGTATTTCAATCAGGAGAATATCCAGACTATGCAATTGACGGATATGAACCGATTCGTGGCGTAGTATAGGGTC
The sequence above is drawn from the Dyadobacter subterraneus genome and encodes:
- a CDS encoding M56 family metallopeptidase; the protein is MDLLIYLGKVNVYWILFYVCYWLLFRKHTFFVWNRFYLLGSLMISFALPFIHFPDNARVIPTAVYAVSTIPVYVSRPESTKIITHWTQFVWAIQIIGCGLMLFKLLEAFKNLFKLINQGETIPLEDHTLVLLPHNEIGSFSFLKWLVVNFTDYELNFDPILRHESVHIRQLHSLDILLIEILKVGFWFNPVLWFYKKSLQEVHEYLADEEVPNREQYARFLVAYALNAPIASLTNHFFNSSLLKSRIQMIYKNRNSQWALGKYLMIFPIIGMVVMLTAARERLLTAIERNNFKVLSTREISVSGIVSDENGQAIESASVIVKGKTAGTLTDMYGKFEISDVYIKDSLVISHINYETIIVDVKNPELDFIILKKKENTLGKIVVTPDHSNESGSNSSSVPVSGNTEMSVIEQMPQFPGGETELSQFLSKNVVYPSEAASEGVEGDVKVSFTINDKGYIRNPKIIEKMGYGLDEEALRVVLKMPRWQPGKQGGRAIAVQYNLNISFAMKADREKFPENIISTDKTSGATQNYQSDKTISGQNIDLGLNPKNYSAGKITKQAANMETAMYGVVMNLDKGKPNYKSTGSIFPKEYHIAVDGKVSKDPDVLKKINPDDIQSISVFKNESRLYVNSPNGKNDIIIITKKKK